One Triticum dicoccoides isolate Atlit2015 ecotype Zavitan chromosome 5B, WEW_v2.0, whole genome shotgun sequence genomic window carries:
- the LOC119306109 gene encoding uncharacterized protein LOC119306109 codes for MASEARSGGARRVPLRPRDGNAASPSLGGGALAKSKAKARPAAASPPSVRSYASRDAAAVVREKEVSLAEELEKARERRGRLRAARQVTERALAEADEALRREMREWERRADEQRRVVAELMRLIGMPEVYVPVESLRSREERKRKQGAASSDSQGPVTVASTLLEEEAGADPSDQELLATQTRETSAAAATESSSA; via the exons ATGGCGTCGGAGGCCAGGTCCGGGGGCGCGCGGCGGGTTCCGCTGCGGCCGAGGGACGGCAACGCGGCCTCCCCGTCCTTGGGCGGCGGCGCCCTTGCAAAGTCGAAGGCGAAGGCGCGGCCGGCTGCCGCGTCGCCGCCGTCGGTGAGGTCGTATGCGAGCCGGgatgcggcggcggtggtgagggagAAGGAGGTGTCGCTGGCGGAAGAGCTGGAGAAGGCGCGGGAGCGGCGGGGCCGGCTGCGGGCCGCGCGGCAGGTCACGGAGCGGGCGCTGGCGGAGGCGGACGAGGCGCTGCGGCGGGAGATGCGGGAGTGGGAGCGCCGGGCCGACGAGCAGCGCCGGGTCGTTGCCGAGCTGATGCGCCTCATCGGGATGCCCGAG GTCTATGTTCCGGTGGAATCGCTGAGATCCAgggaggagaggaagaggaaacAGGGGGCTGCGTCTTCAGATTCTCAG GGTCCGGTCACGGTGGCTTCAACACTACTAGAGGAAGAAGCCGGGGCAGATCCCTCCGATCAGGAACTGCTGGCGACGCAGACAAGAGAAACGAGTGCAGCAGCAGCCACGGAAAGCAGCAGCGCTTGA